CTATGCTCCTCTTTCCATACCAATGTTAGAGGCCTTTAGAGGTAAAAACATTGTGCAACTACTACAGAAGGAAACATTCTATGGTGCGGAACACTTTACCATTGGATTCTTAAAAAATTATATCCAAAACAATATTTTAGACATAAATAGAGACCTTCTGTAACACTTTTGTATCTTAGACTTCCTATCGGAACACTATAACCATGAGAAGAGGAAGTTGGAAAATTAGAATTTTTATCGGCTTGGCAATTGTGGCCTTTGCCTTTATCCAGAAGTGCAGCAATAAAGAAGAAAATCCGTATACCGGACGCTCCCAGCACATTAACATGACCGCGGAGCAAGAGATTGCGATTGGTATCCAAAGCGCCCCCGAAATAGCACAACAACATGGTGGGTTGTATCCGGACGAACGTCTACAAGCCTTCGTTGACAATGTGGGTAGAAAATTGGTGAACAATACTATAGCAAGGGAAACTCCCTATAAATATGATTTTCATTTGTTGGCCGATGACCAGACCATAAACGCATTCGCCTTACCTGGTGGTCAATGCTTCATTACCTACGCCCTCTTTTCACAATTGAGCGAGGCACAATTGGCAGGGGTCCTGGGTCATGAAATAGGTCATGTAATCGGCAGACATTCTGCCGAACGTATCGCCGATAGTAATTTTTGGCAAACATTAACGATGGGTGCATCTGTGGGGGCAGACATGGGAAATGTGGTAGGAAGTATAGGGCAAAATACTTTACTGACCAATGGCAGGGGAGACGAGTTGGAGAGCGATGAACTTGGAGTACTTTTTATGATACAAGCGGGCTATGACCCTTATGAAATGATAAAAGTGATGGAAATCCTAAAGGCCGCCGGTGGACCAAACCGGGTACCCGAGTTTCAAAGTACACACCCCGATCCCGAAAACCGAATTCAAAAAATTAAGGAGGCCATTGAAAAATACAAAGGTCAAGGTTAAACGTTAATTCTTGCCGATGAACGGCAAAACAAAACAATTCGTATCCCCTTTTTTGTATATTTGATTATCCCAAATTAGTTTTTACCACTTTAGATTTGACCCTTGTAGCTTTGATTTAATCACTTAAACAGAACTATAATGGGAACACTATTACATTTTAAGAGTCTTTATGTGCAGGCATTTGAGAATTGTAAACCAGAAATTCTGGTCATACTTTTAAAAGTATATTCGGTATTCTGTGCCCTAATGTTATTTATGGCTGTTTATGCCTTCATGTATAGAGCTTTCAGTGGTTTTGAATTTTAATGTTATAACTCTTTTACCTGAACACTATAAGAGACTGATTTTCAAAATCAAAAAAACCGCTACCAATTCGTAGCGGTTTTTTTCGTTTTTTGATTGATTGTTTTAAAATTCCCTAACTATTTGAGGCAGCTTCTAATACGGTCAACGCATCCGTAGCATTAGAAAGTTCCGCATATTTTCTTGCAGAAAAACCTCGGTTACTCCTTATTTTTAGATCGGCCCCGTGGTCAATCAATATTTGTAACACCTCAGCCTTGTTGTAACGGGACGCGAACATTGCAGGTGTCATACCCAATGATTTTTGGTTGACGTCCTCTCCGAGCTGAATCATGCGCTTTACGGTGTCCGCATCACCTTGCATAACAGCCTTACAGAAAGAACTGATTTCAACTCCTGCCTTAATTTCAGAAGTAAACTCCACTTTTGATTGTGTTTTGTTGGCCATGAGGCCGTTGCCCAAGAACAAAAATGCCATGGACAATGTTAGAATTGTTTTTTTCATGATGAATGAATTTTTGCACTGAAACTAGTTCAGTACCGATTGATGAATAGGTTTTGATTATATAAATATAGACGTCATCTATAGCCGAATGTTTCAGCATTAACACTTAAATAACTAAAGTTTAACAAATGTGAACTGTTTAACGTTAAAATATTTAACATCAGCCCAGAACATTGGGAAAAAGGTCATACTTATAATAGATTAAGTAGCTAAATCATACTATTTTTGATGTATAAATTTTATTCGAAGCATGAACAAAAAAGTGATTTTGATGATATTGGACGGTTGGGGTAAATCTCCCGACCCAAAGATTTCAGCAGTGGATAATGCAAATACACCGTTTATAGACAGTTTATATACCAAATACCCCAATGCCAACCTTCTTACCGACGGGATGAACGTAGGCCTGCCTGATGGTCAAATGGGAAATAGCGAGGTAGGGCATATGAATCTAGGCGCAGGAAGAATTGTCTATCAGGATTTGGCAAAAATCAATTTGGCCATTCAAGAGAACACTTTAAAAGACGAAGCGGTTTTAAAAGAGGCTTTTCTCCATGCAAAAAACAACAATAAACCAGTTCACTTCCTGGGTCTTTTAAGCGACGGAGGTGTTCACAGCCACATAGAACATCTAAAAGGGCTAATTGCTGCAGGAAACGATTATGGCCTAACCAATATCTATATACATGCCTTTACGGACGGTAGGGATGTAGACCCAAAAAGCGGCAAAGGTTTTTTGGAAGACCTAGTAGGCTTTTGTTCCGATAAAAATGCAAAATTGGCCTCGGTCATTGGGAGATATTACGCCATGGACAGGGATAAACGTTGGGAACGAGTGAAATTGGCTTATGACGTCATGGTCAATGGAGAAGGTAAAAAATCCACGAACATTGGGAATACAATACAAAAAAGTTATGACGAAGACATTACGGACGAATTTATAAAACCTATTGTCATGACCAATTCGGACGGAAGTCCAATTGCCAGGATTCAAGAAGACGATGTGGTCGTATTTTTTAACTTCAGGACAGATAGGGGAAGGGAACTTACGCAAGTATTGAGTCAAAAGGACATGCATGAATACAATATGCATAAATTAAACCTCTATTA
This sequence is a window from Maribacter aestuarii. Protein-coding genes within it:
- a CDS encoding M48 family metalloprotease, which encodes MRRGSWKIRIFIGLAIVAFAFIQKCSNKEENPYTGRSQHINMTAEQEIAIGIQSAPEIAQQHGGLYPDERLQAFVDNVGRKLVNNTIARETPYKYDFHLLADDQTINAFALPGGQCFITYALFSQLSEAQLAGVLGHEIGHVIGRHSAERIADSNFWQTLTMGASVGADMGNVVGSIGQNTLLTNGRGDELESDELGVLFMIQAGYDPYEMIKVMEILKAAGGPNRVPEFQSTHPDPENRIQKIKEAIEKYKGQG
- the gpmI gene encoding 2,3-bisphosphoglycerate-independent phosphoglycerate mutase yields the protein MNKKVILMILDGWGKSPDPKISAVDNANTPFIDSLYTKYPNANLLTDGMNVGLPDGQMGNSEVGHMNLGAGRIVYQDLAKINLAIQENTLKDEAVLKEAFLHAKNNNKPVHFLGLLSDGGVHSHIEHLKGLIAAGNDYGLTNIYIHAFTDGRDVDPKSGKGFLEDLVGFCSDKNAKLASVIGRYYAMDRDKRWERVKLAYDVMVNGEGKKSTNIGNTIQKSYDEDITDEFIKPIVMTNSDGSPIARIQEDDVVVFFNFRTDRGRELTQVLSQKDMHEYNMHKLNLYYVTMTNYDDSFKKIHIVYDKDNIKETLGEVLANAGKKQIRIAETEKYPHVTFFFNGGRETPFDGESRLLCPSPKVATYDMKPEMSAYEIRDTIIPELNKGEVDFVCLNFANPDMVGHTGDMNAAIKACEVVDECAKAVVEAGLENGYTTLVIADHGNCETMVNPDGSPNTAHTTNPVPLILVDNEIKQIKDGVLGDIAPTILKLMGIPKSQFMTRESLVD
- a CDS encoding DUF6747 family protein — translated: MGTLLHFKSLYVQAFENCKPEILVILLKVYSVFCALMLFMAVYAFMYRAFSGFEF
- a CDS encoding ankyrin repeat domain-containing protein, with product MKKTILTLSMAFLFLGNGLMANKTQSKVEFTSEIKAGVEISSFCKAVMQGDADTVKRMIQLGEDVNQKSLGMTPAMFASRYNKAEVLQILIDHGADLKIRSNRGFSARKYAELSNATDALTVLEAASNS